The Dokdonia sp. 4H-3-7-5 genomic interval TTACGCAAGACAAGGCAGCCGAGCAGCGCCTTATAGATTCAGAAAATCGATTATCTGCACTTATTTTAAACCTAGAAAGTGGTATTCTACTTGAAGATGAGCATCGCAATATTGTAATCACAAATAATCGCTTCTGCGATTTTTTTAATATTCCATCAAGTCCAGAGCAACTTATAGGTGTAAACTGCGAGCATGCAGCTGAAGATAGCAAACATCTTTTTAAAGATCCAGAAGAATTTGTATCAAGAATAAATACGCTTACGCGAAAAAAAGAACAAGCGCTATCTGATGAGCTTAAATTAGTTGATGGTCGTATCTTGGAGAGAGATTTTATTCCTATTTATGAAGAAGGTATTTATAAAGGTCACCTTTGGACGTATAGAGATGTTACCTTGAGAAGAAAGTTTCGCGAAAGCATAGAAGCAGAACGTCAAAAATATAGTGACATTATTGCAAACATGAACTTGGGACTTATTGAGGTCAATCTTGATGATGAAGTCTTGATGATCAATAACAGTTTTGAATTGTTATCTGGTTATACCGAAGAGGAACTCCTAGGTAAAAAAGCGAAGGAGATATTACTTACTCCAGCGTCTCAAAAACAACTCACTCAAGAGAATAATGATAGGTTGAGCGGAGCGTCAAATTCATACGAAGTGCAGGCTATAACTAAGAGTGGTGAATTGAAACACTGGCTAATAAGTGGTGCTCCAAACTATAATCTTAATGGTAAAGTCATAGGCTCTATAGGAATACACCTCGATATAACAGAGCTCAAAAGTTTAGAGATACAAAAGGAAAATCTTTTAAAGAAGCTTGAAAAAAGTAATGATGAGCTGCAGGAGTATGCACATGTAGTTTCTCATGATCTTAAAAGTCCGCTTAGGAGTATAAATGCACTTGTAAATTGGATTAAGGATGATAATGAAGATGTCTTCACTAAAGAAACAAAGAGTCATCTTGAGATGATAGATACTACTTTAGAAAAGATGGAGCAGCTTATATCTGATGTTCTTGAATACTCCAGTGTAGGATCTGAAAATGCACCTCGAGAAAAAGTAAATTTACAAGAAGTACTAGCAGATATAGAAACTTTACTTCACTGTCCAGAACATATAACATTAAATATTCATCCAGATTTACCTACGGTAAATGGT includes:
- a CDS encoding PAS domain-containing sensor histidine kinase, whose product is MSDSKIKMYERALAREKAARKEAERILEEKSLELYHKSEELRVSNSKLEDVVKERTSELEGVFENIVDAYVVMELSGNVIKMNDAAITLLGYTLEDNFNLWDIVHPDENDKVVEGFEVLTTKGAITDFQIKIIMSSGSIKLVHINASIVFNDEGKPIAAQGIVRDITQDKAAEQRLIDSENRLSALILNLESGILLEDEHRNIVITNNRFCDFFNIPSSPEQLIGVNCEHAAEDSKHLFKDPEEFVSRINTLTRKKEQALSDELKLVDGRILERDFIPIYEEGIYKGHLWTYRDVTLRRKFRESIEAERQKYSDIIANMNLGLIEVNLDDEVLMINNSFELLSGYTEEELLGKKAKEILLTPASQKQLTQENNDRLSGASNSYEVQAITKSGELKHWLISGAPNYNLNGKVIGSIGIHLDITELKSLEIQKENLLKKLEKSNDELQEYAHVVSHDLKSPLRSINALVNWIKDDNEDVFTKETKSHLEMIDTTLEKMEQLISDVLEYSSVGSENAPREKVNLQEVLADIETLLHCPEHITLNIHPDLPTVNGDKVKLQQLFQNLMSNAIRYCDKEEGLIEVGYTENKTHYTFTVKDNGIGIPKEYHDKIFKIFQSLNNHKDSTGIGLSIVKKIVDLYKGSIWLESNVGEGTTFFFTLQK